Proteins encoded in a region of the Clostridium beijerinckii genome:
- a CDS encoding cob(I)yrinic acid a,c-diamide adenosyltransferase, with protein MELGLIHIYCGDGKGKTTAAMGLGMRAVGRQKKVLLTQFLKDNETGELNSIDKLGNDFEVFKGTPVKKFFKFMSEEEQIETKREHEERFFRVTKKAVEENFDLLILDEVIASTNLDLIPLSEVINFLENKPKGLEVVLTGRNPNEKLVELADYVSEIKAVKHPYEKGIGSRIGIEK; from the coding sequence ATGGAATTAGGACTTATTCATATTTATTGTGGAGATGGAAAGGGAAAGACAACAGCGGCTATGGGTCTTGGGATGAGGGCTGTTGGACGTCAAAAGAAAGTTTTATTAACACAATTTTTAAAAGATAATGAGACTGGTGAATTGAATTCTATTGATAAGCTAGGAAATGACTTTGAAGTTTTTAAAGGAACTCCTGTAAAGAAATTTTTTAAATTTATGAGTGAAGAAGAGCAGATAGAGACTAAAAGAGAGCATGAGGAAAGATTTTTTAGAGTTACTAAGAAGGCTGTAGAAGAAAATTTTGATTTATTGATATTAGATGAAGTGATTGCATCTACTAACTTAGATTTAATCCCTCTAAGTGAAGTGATAAATTTTTTAGAAAACAAACCAAAGGGATTAGAAGTTGTTCTAACTGGTAGGAATCCTAATGAAAAGTTAGTTGAACTTGCAGATTATGTTTCAGAAATTAAAGCTGTAAAACATCCATATGAGAAAGGAATAGGCTCAAGGATAGGTATAGAGAAGTAA
- a CDS encoding bifunctional adenosylcobinamide kinase/adenosylcobinamide-phosphate guanylyltransferase, with the protein MNYLIIGGSKSGKSEVGEKIALTLNRNKVIYIATMNPYDKEDEDRIERHKKSREGLNFKTLEVTRDLDSVINTINCKDTVLIDSITSLLTNEMFVENNIIKNPSHKILNDIRQVMNNAKNVVIVSDYIFNDAIQYDEITENFKKELAIINRGLANYCENVIECSFGLIKYIKHEEK; encoded by the coding sequence ATGAATTATTTGATAATTGGAGGGTCTAAGAGTGGTAAATCAGAAGTTGGAGAAAAAATAGCTCTGACTTTAAATAGAAACAAAGTTATATATATTGCTACGATGAATCCATATGATAAAGAAGATGAAGATAGAATAGAGAGACATAAAAAAAGTAGAGAAGGATTAAATTTTAAGACACTAGAAGTTACTAGAGATTTGGATAGTGTGATTAATACAATCAATTGCAAGGATACTGTACTTATAGATAGTATAACCTCCCTTTTGACTAATGAGATGTTTGTTGAAAATAATATTATAAAAAATCCTTCGCATAAGATATTAAATGATATAAGGCAAGTTATGAATAATGCAAAGAATGTTGTTATTGTAAGTGATTACATATTTAATGATGCTATACAATATGATGAAATAACTGAAAATTTCAAGAAAGAACTAGCCATTATAAATAGAGGGTTAGCAAATTATTGTGAGAATGTTATAGAATGTAGCTTCGGATTAATTAAGTATATTAAACATGAGGAGAAATAA
- a CDS encoding adenosylcobinamide-GDP ribazoletransferase, which translates to MKKLYKGFIMALSMFTILPTPYVEWDDDGVKNMMKFYPLIGLIIGILWSIIYYLASILNISIVLKSSIITIVPFIITGMLHLDGFMDVCDAILSRRSKEEKLRILKDSATGAFAVISLVILFFLQFGGVYSILEKNSSLYTLILIPIISRSVVAYYLLSRATIKESTLGTYFKKGTNVYDKLIMIITLIIALIISVILLNIYGIILVLLMSLGIKLSVEKCRKEFGGISGDVAGFALVIGEVVGILILGIIP; encoded by the coding sequence ATGAAGAAATTATACAAAGGATTTATTATGGCATTAAGCATGTTTACGATACTTCCAACTCCATATGTTGAATGGGATGACGATGGAGTAAAAAATATGATGAAATTTTACCCACTGATTGGATTAATAATTGGAATCTTGTGGAGTATAATATATTATTTGGCGAGTATATTAAATATCTCAATTGTTTTAAAGAGTTCGATAATTACCATAGTACCATTTATAATAACAGGAATGCTGCATTTGGATGGTTTTATGGACGTTTGCGATGCAATTCTTTCAAGGAGAAGTAAGGAAGAAAAACTCAGAATACTTAAAGATTCAGCTACAGGAGCGTTTGCAGTAATATCCCTAGTGATTTTGTTCTTTTTACAATTTGGAGGGGTATATTCTATTTTAGAAAAAAATAGTTCTCTTTATACATTAATTTTGATTCCAATAATAAGTAGAAGTGTTGTAGCGTATTATCTTTTAAGCAGAGCAACTATAAAAGAAAGTACTTTAGGGACTTATTTTAAAAAAGGGACAAATGTGTATGATAAGCTTATTATGATAATAACATTGATAATAGCATTAATAATATCAGTAATTTTGTTAAATATTTATGGAATAATATTAGTTTTATTAATGAGTTTAGGAATTAAATTGTCAGTAGAAAAATGCAGAAAAGAATTTGGTGGAATATCTGGAGATGTTGCCGGATTTGCTTTGGTTATAGGTGAAGTAGTTGGAATATTAATACTAGGAATAATCCCGTAA
- a CDS encoding bifunctional adenosylcobinamide kinase/adenosylcobinamide-phosphate guanylyltransferase, with product MKLIFGGAYNGKLDYVKEKYKVSNEQIFFCRDENIEYNKEIICGLHIFVKACVSNKLNPIEVLKDKMDLLENKIIICDEINSGIVPIEKFDRIWREETGRLLQFLAKHSSHVYRIFFGIEEELKNNTI from the coding sequence ATGAAATTAATTTTTGGTGGAGCTTATAATGGAAAATTAGATTATGTAAAAGAAAAATATAAAGTAAGTAATGAACAGATATTTTTCTGTAGGGATGAAAATATAGAATATAATAAGGAAATCATATGTGGATTACATATTTTTGTTAAAGCGTGTGTTTCTAATAAGCTTAACCCAATAGAAGTTTTAAAAGATAAAATGGATTTGTTAGAAAATAAAATAATAATATGTGACGAAATAAATTCTGGAATTGTTCCAATCGAAAAATTTGATAGAATATGGAGAGAAGAAACTGGGCGATTACTTCAGTTTCTAGCAAAGCATTCTTCCCATGTATATAGAATATTTTTTGGAATTGAAGAGGAATTGAAAAATAATACAATTTAA
- a CDS encoding histidine phosphatase family protein, with protein sequence MNEIKLYLVRHGKTYCNERQLYCGKSDVELSESGKEQLREISRRVKYTKCDFYFTSGAKRANQTLEIICPQNKYKILNKFFEYDFGDFELRSYEELKLLKEYITWIEDKEGNVKCPSGESRAEFRKRVNDGFVELINYLIKENIDTAFGVIHGGSIGILLEMFYDNKKKFYEWQPSNGEGYELTIKIREDKQFEIKNVSQI encoded by the coding sequence ATGAACGAAATTAAGTTATATTTGGTCAGGCATGGAAAAACTTATTGCAATGAAAGACAATTATATTGTGGTAAAAGTGATGTTGAATTAAGTGAAAGTGGGAAAGAGCAATTAAGGGAAATTTCTAGAAGGGTTAAATATACAAAGTGCGATTTTTACTTTACAAGTGGGGCAAAGAGAGCAAATCAAACATTAGAAATCATTTGTCCACAGAATAAGTATAAAATTTTAAACAAGTTTTTTGAGTATGATTTTGGTGATTTTGAATTAAGATCATATGAAGAACTAAAATTGTTAAAAGAGTATATAACTTGGATAGAAGACAAAGAAGGAAATGTAAAATGTCCAAGTGGAGAGAGCAGAGCAGAATTTAGAAAAAGAGTTAATGATGGATTTGTGGAGCTTATAAATTATCTCATTAAAGAAAATATAGATACTGCTTTTGGAGTGATTCATGGAGGAAGTATAGGTATACTATTGGAAATGTTTTATGATAATAAGAAAAAATTTTATGAGTGGCAGCCTAGCAATGGAGAAGGGTACGAACTTACAATAAAAATTAGAGAAGACAAGCAATTCGAAATAAAAAATGTATCTCAAATATAG
- the cbiB gene encoding adenosylcobinamide-phosphate synthase CbiB yields MIELSIGFVLDLLIGDPNNPLHPVRGIGYVAKKLEALFRRILRKHLKAAGLIVWILTVSIIFAIVFAIINLSREFNIYFGIILEGILIYFCISSKALVVEGYKVVKFLLINDLDGARKQLSFIVGRDTASLSKEGIIRAVVETIAENMADGVIAPLFYAMIFGAPLAFAYKAVNTLDSMFGYKNDEYIEFGYFPAKLDDIFNFIPARITGMLIILASAFLGYDYKNSFKIYRRDRHNHTSPNSAHPEAAIAGALGVQLGGANYYFGKLVSKPTIGDKIKEIDINDVKKTAKVLYLSFFIGFVLTLIFRKLMITMF; encoded by the coding sequence ATGATTGAACTTAGTATAGGATTTGTTTTGGATTTATTAATTGGCGATCCTAATAATCCGCTTCATCCAGTTAGAGGAATTGGATATGTGGCTAAAAAACTTGAAGCACTGTTTAGAAGAATCCTTAGAAAGCATTTAAAAGCAGCAGGTCTTATTGTATGGATTCTTACTGTGTCAATAATATTTGCAATTGTATTCGCAATTATTAACTTATCTAGAGAATTTAATATTTACTTTGGAATTATTTTAGAGGGAATCTTGATATATTTTTGCATATCATCGAAAGCATTAGTTGTTGAAGGATATAAAGTAGTTAAGTTTTTATTAATAAATGACTTAGATGGCGCAAGAAAGCAGCTATCATTTATAGTGGGGAGAGACACTGCAAGTTTGAGTAAAGAAGGAATAATAAGAGCAGTTGTTGAAACTATAGCAGAAAATATGGCAGATGGGGTCATAGCTCCGTTATTTTATGCTATGATTTTTGGAGCGCCTCTCGCATTCGCATATAAAGCGGTGAATACATTAGATTCGATGTTTGGATATAAGAACGATGAATACATAGAGTTTGGGTATTTTCCGGCGAAATTGGATGATATTTTTAATTTTATTCCAGCCAGGATAACAGGAATGTTGATAATATTAGCTTCTGCATTTCTAGGATATGATTATAAAAATAGCTTTAAGATATACAGAAGAGATAGACATAATCATACAAGCCCTAATAGTGCGCATCCAGAAGCAGCTATAGCTGGTGCATTAGGGGTACAGCTTGGAGGGGCAAATTATTATTTTGGAAAACTTGTAAGTAAGCCTACAATAGGAGATAAAATTAAAGAAATTGATATCAATGATGTTAAGAAGACTGCTAAGGTCCTCTATTTATCATTTTTTATAGGATTTGTACTTACTTTAATATTTAGAAAGCTAATGATAACAATGTTTTAA
- the cobD gene encoding threonine-phosphate decarboxylase CobD encodes MASFGHGGNAKEISRENKINYKDIIDFSANINPLGMSSSVKDAIIEGIDEIEKYPDITYFELKDSIEKFENVSKENLILGNGAAEVLFNSVRGINPKNTLILAPTFSEYEEAAKAINSNIIYYNLKEENDFNIREDILNDINENLDLIFICNPNNPTGVITEIDLLKRILNKAERNNVRVIIDESFLDFREESFSMIPYIDKYKNLIIIKSLTKFFALPGIRIGYAICSDSTLKEKIETISPAWNINILAEIATKAALNEKNYIKKSIEFIDHEKKYLYNEIREIDGIKVFEPSVNFVLLKTLIKIDLKKELLKNNILIRSCSNYVGLDNRYYRIAVRSHEENYKLIKIMKNIFEMHRNEQ; translated from the coding sequence ATGGCAAGCTTTGGACATGGTGGAAATGCTAAAGAAATAAGTAGAGAAAACAAAATAAATTACAAAGACATAATTGATTTTTCAGCTAATATTAATCCATTGGGAATGTCAAGTAGTGTAAAAGATGCGATTATTGAAGGTATAGATGAAATTGAGAAATATCCTGATATAACTTATTTTGAATTGAAGGATTCAATAGAAAAGTTCGAAAATGTTAGTAAAGAAAATTTGATTTTAGGTAATGGAGCAGCAGAAGTTTTATTTAATTCAGTAAGAGGAATTAATCCAAAGAATACACTAATTTTGGCCCCAACTTTTTCAGAATATGAAGAGGCAGCAAAGGCAATAAATAGTAATATTATTTATTATAATTTGAAAGAAGAAAATGATTTTAATATAAGAGAAGATATTCTAAATGATATAAATGAAAACTTAGATTTGATATTTATATGTAATCCCAATAATCCAACAGGTGTTATAACTGAAATAGATTTATTAAAAAGAATTTTGAACAAAGCGGAGAGAAATAATGTTAGGGTAATAATAGACGAATCGTTTTTGGATTTCAGAGAAGAAAGTTTTTCAATGATTCCCTATATAGATAAATATAAAAATTTAATTATAATAAAATCTTTGACCAAATTTTTTGCGCTTCCAGGTATAAGAATTGGTTATGCTATTTGCAGTGATTCAACACTAAAAGAGAAGATAGAAACTATATCTCCTGCTTGGAATATAAATATCTTGGCAGAAATAGCAACAAAAGCAGCACTTAATGAAAAGAATTATATAAAGAAATCTATAGAATTTATAGACCATGAAAAAAAATACCTTTATAATGAAATAAGAGAAATAGATGGAATTAAAGTCTTTGAACCAAGTGTGAATTTTGTTTTATTAAAAACTCTGATCAAAATAGATTTGAAAAAAGAACTACTAAAGAATAATATATTAATTAGAAGTTGTAGCAATTATGTAGGATTGGATAATAGATATTATAGGATTGCTGTACGAAGTCATGAAGAGAATTACAAACTGATAAAAATAATGAAAAATATATTTGAAATGCACAGAAATGAACAATAA
- a CDS encoding immunoglobulin-like domain-containing protein has product MNRKFIASIMSVLVGMSIGISNEVNAEISNGWVNNNNGWSYYENGSVKTGWVNDKGNFYYLKDDGNMAVGWINVNNKWYYMSESGAMKTGWIQYKGAWYYLSQNGEMVSDDTVDGYYLGVDGSWVEKNSTSDATEINDEFKNNITMKTEKNEYGLNTKEITVYITNNGKESAYYGVEYAVEKFVDNRWSKVPFKDEPMFIEIAYNLEPGKTSSQVISLENLENLTAGKYRIVKFSGRCAAEFELK; this is encoded by the coding sequence ATGAATAGAAAATTTATTGCTTCAATAATGAGCGTGCTTGTAGGAATGAGTATAGGAATCTCTAATGAAGTTAATGCAGAAATTAGCAATGGATGGGTCAATAACAATAATGGCTGGAGTTATTATGAAAATGGCAGTGTAAAAACTGGATGGGTAAATGATAAGGGGAATTTTTATTACCTTAAAGACGATGGGAATATGGCTGTAGGATGGATTAATGTTAATAACAAGTGGTATTATATGAGTGAATCTGGAGCCATGAAAACAGGTTGGATTCAGTATAAAGGGGCTTGGTATTATTTAAGCCAAAATGGAGAAATGGTTTCCGATGATACTGTTGATGGATACTATTTAGGAGTAGATGGATCTTGGGTTGAAAAAAATTCAACTAGCGATGCGACGGAAATTAATGATGAATTTAAAAATAATATTACTATGAAAACAGAAAAAAATGAATATGGTCTAAATACTAAAGAAATTACTGTGTATATTACAAACAATGGAAAGGAATCAGCTTATTATGGAGTAGAATATGCAGTTGAAAAATTTGTAGATAATAGATGGAGTAAAGTCCCTTTTAAAGATGAACCAATGTTTATAGAAATTGCTTATAATTTAGAACCAGGAAAAACAAGTAGTCAAGTTATTTCTCTAGAAAATTTAGAGAATTTAACTGCGGGGAAATATAGAATAGTAAAGTTTAGCGGAAGATGTGCTGCTGAATTTGAATTAAAGTAA
- a CDS encoding diphthine--ammonia ligase has product MDKEKVVVSFSGGKDCTLALYRMIKSGYKIIGLLVTFENKNDSYFHKIPRNVFQDISKELEIPLIEIDCSNKNNYEEEFELALKASKDKGAEICVFGDIDIEAHRSWCLDRCKAAEIKGVFPLWQENREKLTNEFIDCGFKAIIKKVNLKALGIEFLGKELTKDVVNEIKNLGCDPCGENGEYHTLVFDGPIFKNSIKFNKNGTEVTENYGYLTVNGLLD; this is encoded by the coding sequence ATGGATAAAGAAAAAGTTGTAGTTTCATTCAGCGGGGGAAAAGATTGCACTTTAGCCTTGTATAGAATGATTAAAAGTGGTTATAAAATAATAGGATTATTAGTTACTTTCGAAAATAAAAATGATTCGTATTTTCATAAAATACCAAGGAATGTTTTTCAGGACATTTCTAAAGAATTGGAAATTCCACTTATTGAAATAGATTGTAGCAATAAGAATAATTATGAAGAAGAATTTGAGCTGGCATTAAAAGCTTCAAAAGATAAAGGCGCTGAAATTTGTGTATTTGGAGATATAGATATAGAAGCACATAGAAGCTGGTGTTTAGATAGGTGCAAGGCAGCAGAAATTAAAGGAGTATTTCCTTTATGGCAAGAAAATAGGGAAAAGCTTACTAATGAATTTATAGACTGTGGTTTTAAGGCTATAATTAAAAAGGTAAATCTAAAGGCGCTAGGAATAGAATTCTTAGGAAAAGAATTAACCAAAGATGTTGTTAATGAAATAAAAAACTTAGGATGTGATCCTTGTGGAGAAAATGGAGAATATCATACATTAGTTTTTGATGGTCCTATATTTAAGAATTCAATCAAATTTAATAAGAATGGTACAGAGGTTACAGAGAATTATGGATATTTAACAGTAAACGGATTATTAGATTAA